The proteins below come from a single Xyrauchen texanus isolate HMW12.3.18 chromosome 3, RBS_HiC_50CHRs, whole genome shotgun sequence genomic window:
- the fam81b gene encoding protein FAM81B, which translates to MSHETALQPYPPQEKSGYLEGRMSNQDRTLSTLLEQAFKIKDDMVSGLHAAQSSVLMESSARKLLESHIQTITHIVKQLSKNIQVLETQIIERDHLTAGTTFAVKSLDHKNVTGIGDLRGRVARCDASIAKLSADVGAGGWDILKLQKEVSELRSGLELKLRDMELKLFREIGKLDTSLSEMLISQRNVTGLLQKEMQQLEEKTSSGLKEVEEETVRLRKWAEEQLKCTVETHTLNSQQLHTLLHDTVVEVEGKLKEHMVLLSGHLENMEARLGKERSADKVKRSESKVNSKISTLEKNFREELEQMRREYQSGFQAVHDAIASLRHIGDTKAKLDKVELQRDIRQIQKNVLGLKKL; encoded by the exons ATGTCGCATGAGACAGCATTGCAGCCTTACCCACCTCAAGAAAA GTCAGGATATTTGGAGGGTCGAATGTCCAATCAAGATCGCACTCTAAGCACTCTACTGGAACAGGCCTTTAAGATCAAGGATGATATGGTGTCCGGTTTGCATGCTGCTCAAAGTTCAGTCCTGATGGAATCATCTGCTAGAAAACTACTGGAAAGCCACATTCAGACCATAACTCACATTGTCAAACAGCTCAGCAAGAACATCCAG GTTCTGGAAACACAGATTATTGAGAGAGACCACCTTACTGCAGGGACGACATTTGCAGTGAAGAGCTTGGATCACAAAAATGTGACTGGTATTGGGGATCTCAGAGGCAGAGTGGCAAG GTGTGATGCTAGTATTGCTAAACTGTCAGCTGATGTTGGTGCTGGTGGATGGGACATCCTGAAACTTCAAAAAGAAGTGAGTGAGTTGCGTTCTGGGCTGGAACTGAAGCTGAGAGACATGGAGCTCAAG CTGTTTCGGGAAATAGGAAAACTAGATACCTCACTTTCAGAAATGTTGATCTCTCAGAGGAATGTCACTGGACTCTTACAGAAGGAAATGCAACAACTGGAAGAAAA GACCTCAAGTGGTCTGAAGGAGGTGGAAGAggagacagtgagactcaggaaGTGGGCAGAGGAGCAGTTGAAATGCACAgttgaaacacacacactgaacagcCAGCAGCTGCACACACTATTGCACGACACAGTG GTTGAGGTGGAAGGGAAGCTAAAGGAACACATGGTACTTCTCTCTGGTCATCTGGAGAACATGGAGGCACGGTTGGGAAAGGAACGTTCAGCCGACAAAGTCAAGCGATCTGAGAGCAAAGTCAACAGCAAGATCAGCACTTTGGAGAAGAACTTTAGAGAAGAGCTAGAGCAGATGAGAAGGGAGTACCAGTCTG GGTTCCAGGCAGTtcatgatgccattgcatctttGAGACACATTGGTGACACCAAAGCCAAGCTGGATAAGGTAGAGCTGCAAAGAGATATCAGACAGATCCAGAAAAACGTTTTGGGACTAAAAAAACTCTGA